In one window of Prevotella fusca JCM 17724 DNA:
- a CDS encoding DUF4145 domain-containing protein, with the protein MNQKYVTPARDKDTFTCPHCHTLSLMKFSWHRHDEDNQFVAQRGFYNEYLNELFIARCVNCGKKIIWINDDYIYPDIVAEEPNADMPESVKQLYNEAGTIYNKSPRAACALLRLAIDRLCNELGETDRDINKNIGILVKKGLPQAVQQALDVVRVVGNKAVHPGVISFDVDDKGTATMLMHLLNIITERMITEPKEIESLYEGLPETVKESITKRDK; encoded by the coding sequence ATGAATCAGAAATATGTAACTCCGGCACGTGATAAGGACACATTTACGTGTCCGCATTGTCATACGCTATCTTTAATGAAATTTAGTTGGCATAGACATGATGAAGATAATCAGTTTGTCGCTCAAAGAGGGTTCTATAATGAATACTTAAACGAACTTTTCATTGCAAGATGTGTGAACTGTGGAAAGAAGATAATCTGGATAAATGATGATTACATTTATCCAGATATCGTTGCTGAGGAGCCTAACGCTGATATGCCAGAAAGCGTGAAGCAGCTATATAACGAAGCAGGAACGATTTACAATAAGTCTCCAAGGGCAGCCTGCGCACTATTGCGATTGGCAATAGACAGATTGTGTAATGAATTGGGAGAAACAGATCGGGATATAAATAAAAATATAGGTATCCTTGTTAAGAAAGGGCTACCACAAGCAGTTCAGCAAGCGTTAGACGTTGTACGCGTTGTAGGTAACAAGGCTGTCCACCCGGGTGTTATTTCATTTGATGTTGATGATAAAGGAACAGCAACCATGCTTATGCACCTTCTGAATATCATTACCGAGCGCATGATTACCGAACCAAAAGAGATAGAGTCCTTATACGAAGGACTCCCCGAAACGGTGAAAGAATCCATAACTAAAAGAGATAAGTAA
- a CDS encoding ATP-binding protein, with product MSKLTIEHLKTLRESEDKVEFKRAAQGNFAYDGGSKPNPKDRRKCILGYVTALCNEGGGYLVLGMEDAYPHQVVGTKQNKGAIGELESNIYRDTSIRPSIYELYEDETTKEGRVLVIDVPGRPIGKLFRFEDVPLMRVGEELKPMSDEEIFKILQEQEPDFSSEICSTVSINDLDTEAIRILKQKYATKQKNPNFLTLPDEQVLSDLQLMKEGKVTYAALILVGKREKLIELLPQASVILEYRKSENLVPYDNRYTYSEPFYKMIDMLWHDINLRNDKIDVNDNSYIFNIPFFNEDVIREAINNAIAHRDYRRTSETVIKQYPQKLIVMNAGGFPLGVSIDNLLRVQSTPRNRLLADVLEKTGIVERSGQGIDKIFKNTLSEGKDSPDYSHSDSFRVELHLSAVIKDKAFAMFLESEQRDLAEEDRLSVFDVISLNEVRQGKSQSVEKDSIEKLLSCGLIEKRGRTRGTYYILSKSYYEFSGQEGEYSQKDDWGINQVMSVIMPHLTKFGKAKMKDFAKLLDGHLTRRQVRTVIDKLVAYQLLIKEGEGASTTYKIAEKYIKNSALVARAFDLGIKEMKKRGEI from the coding sequence ATGAGTAAACTCACAATAGAACACTTGAAAACTCTGAGAGAGTCTGAAGATAAGGTTGAATTTAAGCGGGCTGCACAAGGCAATTTCGCTTATGATGGTGGCTCTAAACCCAATCCTAAGGACAGAAGAAAGTGTATCTTAGGTTATGTTACTGCTCTTTGTAATGAAGGTGGTGGATATTTAGTGCTTGGAATGGAAGATGCCTATCCACATCAGGTGGTGGGTACAAAACAGAATAAAGGGGCTATTGGAGAATTGGAAAGCAATATTTATAGAGATACATCAATCCGCCCGAGTATTTATGAACTCTATGAAGATGAAACTACGAAGGAAGGACGTGTATTAGTGATAGATGTTCCGGGACGACCTATCGGAAAGCTTTTTAGATTTGAAGATGTCCCATTGATGCGAGTCGGAGAAGAATTGAAGCCTATGTCTGATGAGGAAATCTTTAAGATTCTACAGGAACAAGAACCAGACTTTTCTTCCGAGATATGTAGCACGGTTTCCATAAATGATTTGGATACAGAAGCGATTCGGATTCTGAAACAGAAGTATGCAACAAAACAGAAAAATCCTAATTTCTTAACACTACCTGACGAGCAGGTCTTAAGTGACTTGCAACTTATGAAAGAAGGTAAAGTTACTTATGCAGCATTGATTCTTGTTGGCAAACGAGAGAAACTCATTGAATTATTACCCCAGGCCTCCGTAATATTGGAATATCGTAAATCCGAGAACTTGGTTCCATATGACAATAGGTATACTTACAGTGAACCATTCTATAAAATGATAGACATGCTATGGCATGATATTAATTTGAGGAATGACAAGATTGATGTGAATGATAATTCCTATATATTCAATATTCCCTTCTTTAATGAAGATGTGATTCGTGAAGCCATTAATAATGCTATTGCTCATAGAGACTACAGGCGTACAAGCGAAACTGTAATTAAGCAATACCCACAAAAATTAATTGTAATGAATGCTGGAGGTTTCCCTTTAGGTGTAAGTATTGATAATTTATTAAGAGTTCAAAGTACTCCAAGAAACAGACTATTGGCAGACGTGTTAGAAAAAACAGGTATTGTGGAACGATCGGGGCAAGGTATAGATAAAATATTTAAGAACACATTGTCAGAAGGAAAAGATAGCCCAGATTATTCTCATAGTGACTCTTTCCGAGTGGAGTTGCATCTTTCAGCGGTCATCAAGGATAAGGCTTTTGCAATGTTTTTAGAATCGGAACAAAGAGATTTAGCAGAAGAAGATAGACTATCCGTTTTTGACGTGATATCCTTAAATGAAGTAAGACAAGGAAAATCGCAGAGTGTTGAAAAAGATAGTATAGAGAAATTATTAAGTTGCGGACTAATAGAGAAACGTGGCAGGACAAGAGGTACATACTATATTTTATCTAAAAGCTATTACGAATTTAGCGGTCAAGAAGGAGAATACAGCCAAAAAGACGACTGGGGAATAAATCAAGTAATGTCGGTAATCATGCCTCACCTTACAAAGTTTGGTAAAGCCAAAATGAAGGACTTTGCAAAGTTATTAGATGGTCATCTGACACGTCGTCAAGTAAGGACTGTTATTGATAAATTAGTTGCTTATCAACTCTTAATCAAAGAAGGAGAGGGGGCTTCTACCACATATAAGATAGCAGAAAAATATATTAAAAACTCAGCTTTGGTTGCTCGTGCCTTTGATTTAGGAATAAAAGAAATGAAAAAACGCGGGGAGATATGA
- a CDS encoding virulence RhuM family protein has translation MEADNNDNMLIYQSADGNIKIDVRFEKETVWLSLDQMATLFGRDKSTISRHVKNVFEEGELSPEATVANFATVQAEGNREVTRNIDYYNLDVIISVGYRVKSQEGTQFRIWATQRLREYIIKGFTLNDERFKTGSSYNYFKELLDRIREIRLSERVFYQQIKDIYATSIDYNPSAEMTLAFFKEVQNKLLWAVSGKTAAELVYYRANASLPMMGLTSTEKEGKVTKNDALIGKNYLNEKEIGQLKLIVEQFLAYAEAQAMAEKPMYMRDWVQKLRLVLTMNEKNILEHAGTISHKLAVSKATKEYVAYKEQQRQIEHLDSIKQLDQDLKRITPRRNNKKKDNEENNQ, from the coding sequence ATGGAAGCAGACAACAACGACAATATGCTCATCTACCAGTCGGCAGATGGAAATATAAAGATAGATGTTCGGTTTGAAAAGGAAACCGTGTGGCTGTCATTAGACCAGATGGCAACACTCTTCGGTCGTGATAAATCTACTATCTCACGACATGTGAAGAATGTGTTCGAAGAGGGAGAGTTATCTCCAGAAGCAACTGTTGCAAATTTTGCAACAGTTCAAGCAGAAGGAAATAGGGAGGTTACCAGAAATATAGATTATTATAACCTTGATGTTATCATTTCGGTGGGCTACCGGGTGAAGTCGCAAGAGGGCACGCAGTTCCGTATTTGGGCTACACAACGGCTCAGAGAATATATCATCAAAGGCTTTACACTGAACGATGAGCGGTTCAAGACAGGTTCGTCTTACAATTATTTTAAGGAACTCTTAGATCGTATTCGTGAAATACGTCTTTCAGAAAGAGTGTTTTATCAGCAGATAAAGGATATCTATGCAACAAGCATCGACTATAATCCATCGGCTGAAATGACATTGGCTTTCTTCAAGGAAGTGCAAAACAAGTTGCTTTGGGCTGTCAGCGGAAAGACCGCAGCCGAGCTTGTCTATTATCGTGCCAATGCTTCACTGCCAATGATGGGACTTACTTCTACGGAAAAAGAGGGAAAAGTTACTAAGAATGATGCCTTGATAGGTAAGAACTATCTGAATGAGAAAGAAATCGGTCAGTTAAAACTTATCGTAGAACAGTTCCTTGCATACGCTGAGGCACAGGCTATGGCAGAGAAGCCGATGTATATGCGTGATTGGGTTCAGAAACTACGCCTTGTACTAACCATGAACGAAAAGAATATCCTTGAGCATGCTGGTACAATTTCTCACAAGCTGGCAGTTTCTAAGGCTACAAAGGAATATGTTGCTTACAAAGAGCAGCAACGGCAAATAGAGCATCTTGATAGCATCAAACAACTCGACCAAGACCTGAAACGTATCACGCCACGCAGGAACAATAAGAAGAAGGATAACGAGGAGAATAATCAATGA
- a CDS encoding DNA-processing protein DprA has translation MIVHTQYLGNQKLLKLQKTAFLASSNISSEMVLRVYDWATDMRSRGECVVSGFNSKLEQDVLHFLLKGSQPVILVLARRMYKVIPKELQEALTQNRLLIISVSNAARQSKNTAMIRNRWLCEMADRILFVGVTEQSSLYSLKAAFNNKQK, from the coding sequence ATGATAGTCCACACGCAATATCTTGGCAATCAGAAACTGTTGAAATTGCAAAAGACAGCTTTCCTTGCATCGAGCAACATATCTTCCGAGATGGTGTTGCGTGTATATGATTGGGCAACGGATATGCGCAGTCGTGGGGAGTGTGTCGTCAGTGGATTTAACAGTAAGTTGGAACAAGATGTACTTCATTTTTTGTTGAAGGGCAGCCAACCTGTTATTCTTGTTCTTGCCCGGCGAATGTATAAAGTTATCCCTAAGGAATTACAAGAAGCGTTAACTCAAAATAGACTATTGATTATTTCTGTAAGTAATGCTGCACGTCAGTCAAAGAACACAGCAATGATAAGGAATAGATGGCTTTGCGAAATGGCTGACAGGATATTATTCGTTGGCGTGACCGAGCAAAGCAGCCTCTACTCGCTTAAGGCAGCCTTTAATAATAAACAAAAATGA
- a CDS encoding winged helix-turn-helix transcriptional regulator: MAENPYITKIELAAAVGISATSIMRNIEYMRNKYLRRVGPDNGGFWEIID; encoded by the coding sequence ATGGCTGAAAATCCTTATATTACCAAGATTGAACTTGCTGCTGCCGTAGGAATTAGTGCCACCTCTATCATGCGTAACATCGAATATATGCGTAACAAGTACCTCCGTCGTGTTGGACCAGATAATGGTGGTTTTTGGGAAATCATAGACTAA
- a CDS encoding relaxase/mobilization nuclease domain-containing protein yields the protein MIAKIMKGSGFKGVINYILDPKKGTELIDCSGVRTDSISHIVQSFIDQTELNPRVSKVAGHLSLSFSAQDSPKLNNEWMAKVAREYMEKMGIKDTQYIIGRHFDKEHPHIHIAFNRIDNNGKTISDRNDRFRSEKICKELTAKYGLYFADGKEKVKEHRLKEPDKTKYEIYQALKAEIAQCRNWKDLLAHLKKQDIDVRFKYKGNSQEVQGIIFEKNGYHFNGSKVDRHFSYSKIDFALQQNDKEHEQQMQGAVNLVSNIVEATSELANELIEGGLGLFQTHGTVPAEVYNTLDKKKKKKKRKIHL from the coding sequence ATGATAGCCAAGATAATGAAAGGTTCGGGCTTCAAGGGTGTCATCAACTACATCCTTGACCCGAAGAAAGGAACGGAGCTTATAGACTGTTCCGGAGTGAGAACAGACAGCATAAGCCATATTGTCCAAAGTTTCATCGACCAGACGGAACTGAATCCACGAGTGAGTAAGGTTGCCGGACATCTCTCCCTGAGTTTCTCCGCACAGGACTCTCCTAAACTCAACAATGAATGGATGGCGAAAGTGGCGCGTGAGTATATGGAGAAGATGGGTATAAAAGATACACAGTACATCATCGGTCGCCATTTCGACAAAGAACATCCGCACATTCATATCGCATTCAATCGGATAGATAATAATGGCAAGACCATTTCTGACCGCAACGACCGATTCAGAAGTGAGAAGATTTGCAAGGAACTGACCGCCAAATATGGTTTATACTTTGCTGATGGCAAGGAGAAGGTCAAGGAACATCGCTTGAAAGAACCTGATAAGACCAAGTATGAAATCTATCAGGCGTTGAAAGCAGAGATTGCTCAGTGCAGGAATTGGAAAGACCTTCTTGCTCACTTGAAAAAGCAAGATATTGATGTCCGCTTCAAGTACAAAGGCAACTCGCAGGAAGTGCAGGGTATCATCTTTGAAAAGAACGGTTACCATTTCAATGGCTCGAAGGTAGATAGGCATTTCAGTTATTCCAAGATTGACTTTGCCCTACAACAGAATGATAAGGAACACGAACAGCAGATGCAGGGAGCAGTAAACCTTGTGTCTAACATTGTAGAAGCTACGAGCGAACTTGCCAATGAACTCATAGAAGGAGGATTGGGATTGTTCCAGACTCATGGCACTGTCCCTGCGGAAGTTTACAATACACTCGACAAAAAGAAGAAAAAGAAAAAACGTAAAATACATTTATAA
- a CDS encoding plasmid mobilization protein, with protein MTKSEYNKGGRPTKGAAEKKKYRITVKLTTEDYYTLKGKAKNAGISMSEFVRKVLEKGNVMERLTVEQADFIRKLCGMANNLNQLAHRANVEGFYTVAPFHKIIIGKIDEILNLIRK; from the coding sequence ATGACTAAATCAGAATACAACAAAGGCGGTCGCCCGACCAAAGGTGCAGCCGAAAAGAAGAAATACCGAATCACGGTAAAACTTACCACAGAGGATTACTATACGCTCAAAGGTAAAGCCAAGAACGCAGGAATATCCATGAGTGAATTTGTAAGAAAAGTTCTTGAGAAAGGAAATGTCATGGAACGACTGACCGTAGAGCAAGCAGACTTTATCCGTAAGCTGTGTGGCATGGCAAACAATCTCAACCAGTTGGCGCATCGTGCCAATGTGGAAGGTTTTTATACCGTTGCTCCTTTTCACAAAATCATCATTGGAAAGATTGACGAAATCCTAAACCTGATACGAAAATGA
- a CDS encoding toprim domain-containing protein: MNIGQIKKIKLQEFLATIDCKPVKQYGVNLMYLSPLRTEKHASFKVNTELNLWYDFGIGRGGNIIDLAELLYNSSDVSYLIHQIERNAPSCVLVSLPKAKPNTPQNSFENLQVLSIAHPALIKYLGERCIDIEIARTVCKELHFDTRGKHYFGIGFPNIAGGYEIRNPFFKGGITPKDISLFHNEESKQSCFVFEGFIDFLSFMMLRRKENDRLKRQDYLVLNSVSNVKKALEPLSHYENIQCFLDNDEAGRNAYLQLSKELGKPVTDASTLYNGYKDLNEYLCAEFKHSEKAENKKIKGIRP, encoded by the coding sequence ATGAATATAGGCCAAATAAAAAAGATAAAGTTGCAGGAATTTCTTGCAACAATAGACTGCAAACCCGTAAAACAGTATGGTGTGAACCTCATGTACCTATCACCACTTAGAACGGAGAAACACGCATCGTTTAAGGTAAACACCGAACTTAATCTATGGTACGATTTCGGTATTGGTAGAGGTGGTAACATCATTGACCTTGCAGAATTGCTCTACAACTCTTCGGATGTGTCGTATCTCATTCATCAGATAGAACGTAATGCACCAAGCTGTGTATTGGTAAGTCTACCTAAAGCTAAGCCGAATACACCTCAGAACTCCTTTGAAAATCTTCAGGTACTTTCCATAGCCCATCCTGCGCTTATCAAATATCTTGGGGAAAGATGTATAGACATTGAAATAGCAAGAACTGTATGTAAGGAACTGCACTTTGATACAAGGGGCAAACATTACTTTGGTATTGGCTTTCCAAATATTGCAGGTGGCTACGAAATACGTAACCCGTTTTTCAAAGGAGGTATCACGCCAAAAGACATCAGTCTATTTCATAATGAGGAATCAAAGCAATCGTGTTTTGTCTTTGAGGGGTTCATAGACTTCCTTTCATTTATGATGCTCCGAAGAAAAGAGAATGACAGACTAAAACGACAAGATTATCTGGTACTCAACTCTGTGTCAAATGTTAAGAAAGCATTAGAACCATTATCACACTATGAGAATATTCAATGTTTTTTGGACAATGACGAAGCAGGGAGAAATGCCTATCTTCAATTATCAAAAGAATTGGGAAAACCTGTTACGGATGCATCAACTTTATACAATGGCTACAAGGACTTGAACGAGTATCTGTGTGCTGAATTTAAGCATTCAGAGAAAGCAGAAAATAAGAAAATCAAAGGGATAAGACCATAA
- a CDS encoding DUF5906 domain-containing protein — translation MENENFIRVGTTLYKIVNQPRINGGFVKKRIVWNNETLRQDYGKDFLATVPKYDGFCTVPNHVNYQPVVGKFLNLYEPIEHQPKEGDFLHIESLIRHIFGEQYELGMDYLQLLYLQPVQKLPILLMVSEERNTGKSTFLNFLKAVFQNNVTFNTNEDFRSQFNADWAGKLLIVMDEVLLNRREDSERLKNLSTTLSYKVEAKGKDRDEISFFAKFVLCSNNELLPVIIDVGETRYWVRKINRLESDDTEFLQKLKAEIPAFLYFLQHRTLSTQKESRMWFAPKLTFTPALQRIIRNNRNKLELEMSELCLDIMETNNVEEVSFCINDMMPLLSNTQCRYDKGQIRRVVQDIWKLTPVSNTLTYTTYQLSYNTLQYYSPIRRTGRFYTITKEQLKSL, via the coding sequence ATGGAAAACGAGAATTTTATTCGTGTTGGCACAACCTTATATAAAATTGTGAACCAACCACGCATCAATGGCGGTTTTGTCAAGAAGCGTATAGTATGGAATAATGAAACGCTACGCCAGGACTATGGCAAGGATTTTCTGGCTACAGTTCCAAAGTACGATGGTTTCTGCACTGTTCCTAATCATGTCAATTACCAACCAGTGGTTGGCAAGTTCCTCAATCTCTATGAACCGATAGAGCATCAGCCAAAAGAAGGAGATTTTCTGCATATTGAATCATTGATAAGACACATCTTCGGGGAACAATACGAGCTGGGCATGGATTACTTGCAATTGCTCTATCTCCAACCCGTGCAGAAACTCCCCATCCTTTTGATGGTATCAGAAGAACGTAATACTGGTAAGAGTACTTTCCTTAATTTCCTCAAAGCTGTTTTCCAAAACAATGTAACGTTCAACACCAACGAGGATTTTCGCAGTCAGTTCAATGCTGATTGGGCAGGTAAACTACTTATTGTGATGGACGAAGTATTACTTAACCGTAGGGAAGACAGTGAGAGATTGAAGAACCTCAGCACAACGCTTTCCTATAAGGTGGAAGCAAAGGGTAAAGACCGAGATGAAATCTCCTTCTTTGCCAAGTTTGTGTTGTGTTCCAATAACGAGTTACTCCCTGTCATCATTGACGTGGGAGAAACCCGATATTGGGTTAGGAAGATAAATCGTTTGGAAAGTGACGATACAGAGTTTCTTCAGAAATTGAAAGCAGAGATACCTGCCTTTCTTTATTTTCTTCAGCATCGCACGCTGTCTACCCAAAAGGAAAGCCGTATGTGGTTTGCACCCAAGCTGACTTTTACACCAGCCTTGCAACGTATTATCCGTAATAACAGAAACAAGCTGGAACTAGAAATGTCAGAGTTGTGTCTTGACATCATGGAAACAAACAATGTCGAGGAAGTCTCTTTCTGTATCAATGATATGATGCCTCTTTTAAGTAACACACAATGTAGGTATGACAAGGGGCAGATAAGGAGAGTTGTACAGGATATCTGGAAGCTCACACCTGTGTCCAATACGCTGACCTACACTACGTATCAACTTAGTTACAACACCCTGCAATATTACTCTCCTATTCGAAGGACAGGAAGGTTTTATACAATCACCAAGGAGCAACTCAAGAGTTTATAA
- a CDS encoding helix-turn-helix domain-containing protein, with translation MEKTIEERVYELEQLLFTNKNVLSFDEASKFLNLSKSYLYKLTSGNLIPHYKPQGKMLYFEKAELEAWLRQNPIKTSAQIAQEAQRYIMGSKPLMQK, from the coding sequence ATGGAAAAGACCATAGAGGAACGAGTTTACGAACTCGAACAACTTCTCTTTACAAACAAAAATGTGCTTAGCTTTGATGAAGCAAGCAAGTTTCTCAATCTATCAAAGAGTTATCTTTACAAGCTCACATCGGGCAATCTGATTCCTCATTATAAGCCACAAGGTAAGATGCTTTATTTTGAGAAAGCAGAACTCGAAGCATGGCTGCGTCAAAATCCTATCAAGACTTCTGCGCAAATAGCCCAAGAAGCACAGAGATATATCATGGGTAGCAAACCTTTAATGCAGAAGTAA
- a CDS encoding mannose-1-phosphate guanylyltransferase yields MTTTQNNYCVILAGGKGRRLWPCSRDKYPKQFIDFFGIGRTQLQQTFDRFARILPKENIYINTSCDYLNLVREQLPEVAADHIMAEPIHRNTAPSVAWALHRIMMSDPKANIIMSPSDHNIVNPDAFLENITDGLLFIEKNNAVLTMGVSPTRPEPGYGYIQKGVYTGEGDIYKVQAFTEKPDREFAQMFMDSKEWYWNTGLFLANASYLRQCLYGFLPSVLRAGESGEKITTIEEEEEFIRENFPRYPNISLDHGVLEKSDNVYVMKCDFGWADLGTWHGVYESMSKREGDNVVIDSDVILEDATNNIIKLSKGKLAVINGLDGYIVAEKDNVLLICKKEDSSALVRKYVNEVQIKKGEEFV; encoded by the coding sequence ATGACTACAACACAGAACAACTATTGCGTGATTCTTGCCGGTGGCAAGGGACGGAGACTATGGCCCTGCAGCAGAGACAAGTACCCGAAGCAATTCATAGATTTCTTTGGCATTGGGCGTACCCAGCTTCAACAGACGTTTGACAGGTTCGCCCGTATTCTTCCCAAGGAGAATATATATATCAATACAAGCTGTGACTATCTGAACCTTGTTCGTGAGCAGTTGCCGGAAGTGGCAGCCGATCATATTATGGCTGAGCCGATACACAGGAATACTGCACCGAGTGTTGCCTGGGCTTTGCACCGTATCATGATGTCTGACCCGAAGGCGAATATCATTATGTCTCCTTCAGACCATAACATTGTAAACCCTGATGCTTTTCTTGAGAACATAACAGACGGACTGCTGTTTATTGAGAAGAACAACGCAGTGCTGACCATGGGTGTCAGTCCAACCCGTCCAGAGCCTGGTTACGGCTATATCCAGAAGGGGGTATACACAGGAGAGGGTGATATATATAAGGTACAGGCGTTTACGGAAAAACCCGACAGGGAGTTTGCACAGATGTTCATGGACAGTAAGGAATGGTATTGGAATACAGGACTTTTCCTCGCCAACGCCAGTTACCTGCGCCAATGTCTCTATGGTTTTCTCCCGTCCGTCCTACGTGCAGGAGAGTCAGGAGAAAAGATAACAACTATAGAGGAGGAAGAGGAATTCATACGTGAGAACTTCCCTCGCTATCCGAACATTTCATTGGATCACGGTGTGCTTGAGAAGTCGGATAATGTCTACGTGATGAAATGTGACTTCGGATGGGCTGACCTTGGGACATGGCACGGTGTCTATGAGTCTATGAGCAAGCGGGAAGGTGACAATGTCGTCATAGACTCGGACGTTATTCTTGAAGATGCTACCAACAACATCATAAAACTTTCCAAAGGCAAACTTGCAGTCATCAACGGACTGGATGGATATATCGTAGCTGAGAAAGACAATGTACTGCTTATCTGTAAGAAAGAAGATTCCTCGGCACTGGTAAGGAAGTATGTTAATGAAGTGCAGATAAAGAAAGGGGAAGAGTTTGTTTAA